A region from the Canis aureus isolate CA01 chromosome 8, VMU_Caureus_v.1.0, whole genome shotgun sequence genome encodes:
- the EPO gene encoding erythropoietin, protein MGACECPALFLLLSLLLLPLGLPVLGAPPRLICDSRVLERYILEAREAENVTMGCAQGCSFSENITVPDTKVNFYTWKRMDVGQQALEVWQGLALLSEAILRGQALLANASQPSETPQLHVDKAVSSLRSLTSLLRALGAQKEAMSLPEEASPAPLRTFTVDTLCKLFRIYSNFLRGKLTLYTGEACRRGDR, encoded by the exons ATGGGGGCGTGCG aatgtcctgccCTGTTCCTTTTGCTGTCTTTGCTGCTGCTTCCTCTGGGCCTCCCAGTCCTGGGCGCCCCCCCTCGCCTCATTTGTGACAGCCGGGTCCTGGAGAGATAcatcctggaggccagggaggccGAAAATGTCACG ATGGGCTGTGCTCAAGGCTGCAGCTTCAGTGAGAATATCACCGTCCCAGACACCAAGGTTAATTTCTATACCTGGAAGAGGATGGAT GTTGGGCAGCAGGCCTTGGAAGTCTGGCAGGGCCTGGCACTGCTCTCAGAAGCCATCCTGCGGGGTCAGGCCCTGTTGGCCAACGCCTCCCAGCCATCTGAGACTCCGCAGCTGCATGTGGACAAAGCCGTCAGCAGCCTGCGCAGCCTCACCTCTCTGCTTCGGGCGCTGGGAGCCCAG AAGGAGGCCATGTCCCTTCCAGAGGAAGCCTCTCCTGCTCCACTCCGAACATTCACTGTTGATACTTTGTGCAAACTTTTCCGAATCTACTCCAATTTCCTCCGTGGAAAGCTGACACTGTACACaggggaggcctgcagaagaGGAGACAGGTGA
- the POP7 gene encoding ribonuclease P protein subunit p20 has product MAENREPRGAVEAELDPVEYTLRKRLPHRLPRRPNDIYVNMKTDFKAQLARCQKLLDGGARGQNSCSEIYIHGLGLAINRAINIALQLQAGSFGSLQVAANTSTVELVDELEPETDTREPLTRIRNNSAIHIRVFRVTPK; this is encoded by the coding sequence ATGGCTGAAAACCGAGAGCCCCGCGGGGCGGTCGAGGCTGAGCTGGACCCGGTGGAGTATACCCTTCGGAAGCGGCTTCCCCACCGCCTGCCCCGGAGGCCCAATGACATTTATGTCAACATGAAGACTGACTTTAAGGCCCAGCTGGCCCGCTGCCAGAAGCTTCTGGACGGAGGGGCTCGGGGTCAGAACTCATGCAGTGAGATCTACATTCATGGCTTGGGCCTGGCCATCAACCGTGCCATCAACATTGCCCTACAGCTTCAAGCGGGCAGCTTCGGGTCCTTGCAGGTGGCTGCCAATACCTCCACCGTGGAGCTCGTCGATGAGCTGGAACCAGAGACTGACACACGAGAGCCGCTGACCCGCATCCGCAACAACTCGGCCATCCACATCCGTGTCTTCAGGGTTACCCCCAAGTAA